The following proteins come from a genomic window of Diceros bicornis minor isolate mBicDic1 chromosome 4, mDicBic1.mat.cur, whole genome shotgun sequence:
- the LOC131403321 gene encoding LOW QUALITY PROTEIN: olfactory receptor 10X1-like (The sequence of the model RefSeq protein was modified relative to this genomic sequence to represent the inferred CDS: inserted 1 base in 1 codon; substituted 1 base at 1 genomic stop codon) — protein MESXMFTCFFQISDIXTMKINQTILKEFVLVGFSVYPHVQTFLFVVFFCLYLLTLTGNLAIMGLTWVDRALHTPMYLFLSALSFSETCYTMTIIPKMLADLRAKSRSISVTGCGLQMCFFLGLGGTNCIILTLMGYDRFLAICNPLRYSLLMTNMVCGQLVASAWAGGFFISLIETVLIFRGSFCSPNLAKHFFCHMRAVVRLNCLDSDLTEFIVTVISVSGLLGTFLLIILTYVFILSTIVRIPSAEGKQKAFSTCASHITVVAIHFGFASIVYLKPEASGGDDTLIAVPYTVITPFLSPLIFSLRNKDMKNAFRKVLRKTISLDK, from the exons ATGGAGAGTTAAATGTTTACTTGTTTCTTTCAGATATCAGACA AAACAATGAAGATCAACCAGACAATTCTAAAGGAATTTGTTCTTGTTGGCTTTTCTGTTTACCCACATGTACAGACATTCctctttgtggtcttcttttGCCTCTACCTTCTCACCCTCACAGGTAACCTGGCCATCATGGGTCTTACTTGGGTGGACAGAGCTCTCCACACCCCTATGTACCTCTTCCTCAGTGCACTCTCCTTCTCTGAGACCTGCTACACCATGACCATCATTCCCAAGATGCTGGCAGATCTACGGGCCAAAAGTAGAAGCATTTCAGTCACAGGTTGTGGCTTGCAGATGTGTTTCTTCTTGGGACTTGGTGGCACTAATTGTATCATTCTTACGTTGATGGGCTATGATCGCTTCCTGGCCATCTGCAACCCTCTCAGATATTCCCTGCTTATGACCAACATGGTATGTGGACAACTTGTGGCCTCTGCTTGGGCTGGAGGCTTCTTTATCTCTCTGATAGAGACTGTGCTGATATTCAGAGGCTCTTTCTGCAGCCCCAACCTTGCCAAACACTTCTTCTGCCATATGCGGGCAGTTGTGAGGCTGAACTGTCTAGACAGTGACCTCACCGAATTTATTGTAACTGTGATCTCAGTGTCAGGCTTGCTGGGCACCTTCCTGCTCATCATCCTCACTTATGTTTTCATTCTTTCCACTATCGTCAGGATCCCTTCAGCTGAGGGCAAGCAGAAGGCATTTTCTACCTGTGCTTCCCACATCACAGTGGTCGCCATCCACTTTGGTTTTGCAtctattgtttatctgaaacctGAAGCCTCAGGGGGAGATGACACACTGATAGCAGTCCCTTACACTGTCATTACCCCTTTCCTCAGCCCCCTCATTTTCAGCCTCAGGAATAAGGACATGAAGAATGCTTTTAGAAAAGTGCTTAGAAAGACAATCTCCTTGGATAAATAA